A stretch of the Desulfobacter sp. genome encodes the following:
- a CDS encoding ABC transporter substrate-binding protein, protein MKIKFCLSALFLTLVAFILPALSAGQSPVMVTRVVSLSPIITETIYLLGAQDRLVANTHYCNVPPDAAKKEKIGSVTQVNVEKIISLSPDLVITSALTREKQIQVLKNQGINIMEIENPKTFDQMCAITREIGQALGREREAVAIVAAAQTQVKQIRERVSCFSPRRVFIQIGLKPLHTVNKDLFINEFILLSNGVNIAQDQPSGIYSREMVIRENPDVILIATMGTSKKAGFLEKERWMKFSSLRAGVNNEIHVLDPEMICSPTPASFAMGLAQVASLIHPEAGHDQ, encoded by the coding sequence ATGAAGATCAAATTTTGTTTGAGCGCTTTATTTTTGACCCTGGTGGCCTTTATTTTACCGGCCCTGTCTGCCGGGCAATCCCCAGTGATGGTCACTCGCGTGGTTTCCCTTTCTCCCATTATCACGGAAACCATTTACCTGCTCGGTGCCCAGGACAGGCTTGTGGCCAATACCCATTATTGCAATGTCCCCCCTGATGCTGCAAAAAAGGAAAAGATCGGGTCTGTGACCCAGGTGAATGTGGAAAAGATCATCAGCCTCTCTCCGGATCTTGTGATCACATCGGCCCTGACCCGGGAAAAACAGATCCAGGTGTTGAAGAACCAGGGGATCAACATCATGGAGATCGAAAATCCCAAAACCTTTGACCAGATGTGCGCCATTACCCGGGAAATCGGCCAGGCACTGGGCCGAGAGCGAGAGGCTGTAGCCATTGTGGCAGCAGCACAGACCCAGGTGAAACAGATCCGGGAACGGGTTTCCTGTTTTTCCCCGAGACGGGTGTTTATCCAGATTGGTCTTAAACCCTTGCACACGGTCAACAAGGATCTGTTTATCAACGAGTTTATCCTCTTGTCCAACGGGGTAAATATTGCCCAGGATCAGCCTTCGGGTATTTACAGCCGGGAAATGGTGATCAGGGAAAATCCCGATGTGATCCTCATTGCCACCATGGGCACCTCTAAAAAGGCAGGGTTCCTGGAAAAAGAGCGGTGGATGAAATTTTCATCCCTTAGGGCCGGGGTCAACAATGAGATCCATGTGCTGGATCCTGAAATGATCTGCAGCCCGACCCCGGCAAGCTTTGCCATGGGGCTTGCACAGGTGGCATCTTTGATCCATCCGGAGGCCGGCCATGACCAATAG
- a CDS encoding iron ABC transporter permease, with protein MTNSGRSWGLVVGLLLVLLILAGILSLSVGSAGIAVMDIPGILMGGQTSAEYGILTGIRLPRMLLGLAMGGALALAGTLLQGMFKNPLVEPYTLGISGGASLGICVNILFKLYAHIGIIAYPLSGFAGALLVIFLVYGLNRRTRHIRSNRMLLTGVMISYVASSLVMLLMALAGTDDLQNIVLWIMGSLDEPDMDLILLSLGGSLLGLVLSYFFCLDLNALLLGEEEAAGLGINTSRTKRGVFFIASFLTGLSVSVAGVIMFVGLIVPHFMRMITGPDHRILLIGSYFSGALFLILCDVLARTVIAPLELPVGVITGIIGGVVFIWAISRKKGEI; from the coding sequence ATGACCAATAGCGGCAGATCCTGGGGGCTTGTGGTGGGCCTGCTTCTGGTTTTACTGATCCTGGCCGGGATACTTTCTCTTAGCGTGGGCAGTGCCGGCATTGCCGTGATGGATATTCCCGGGATTTTGATGGGGGGGCAAACTAGTGCCGAATACGGGATACTCACCGGCATCCGCCTGCCCAGGATGCTCTTGGGGCTGGCCATGGGCGGCGCCCTTGCCCTTGCAGGCACCCTGCTCCAGGGCATGTTTAAAAATCCTTTGGTCGAGCCCTACACCTTGGGAATTTCAGGGGGGGCCTCCCTTGGGATCTGCGTGAATATCCTGTTCAAGCTCTATGCCCATATCGGTATCATTGCCTATCCTCTGTCCGGGTTTGCCGGGGCGCTTCTGGTGATTTTTCTGGTCTACGGACTGAATCGCCGCACCCGCCATATCCGGTCCAACCGCATGCTTTTGACCGGGGTGATGATCTCCTATGTGGCCTCATCCTTGGTCATGCTTCTCATGGCCCTGGCCGGCACAGACGATCTTCAGAATATCGTGCTCTGGATCATGGGCTCTCTGGACGAGCCGGACATGGATCTCATCCTGCTCTCCCTTGGGGGATCCCTTTTGGGCCTTGTGCTCTCTTATTTTTTCTGTCTTGACCTCAACGCCCTGCTTTTGGGAGAGGAAGAGGCTGCAGGCCTGGGCATCAACACCTCCCGGACCAAACGAGGGGTGTTTTTCATTGCCTCTTTTTTGACGGGGCTGTCCGTGTCCGTGGCCGGGGTGATCATGTTTGTGGGGCTGATTGTGCCGCATTTTATGCGGATGATCACAGGACCGGACCACAGAATCCTTTTGATCGGTTCCTATTTCAGCGGGGCTCTGTTTCTCATTCTCTGCGATGTTCTGGCCCGGACCGTGATTGCGCCTTTGGAACTGCCCGTGGGTGTGATTACCGGCATTATCGGCGGGGTGGTCTTTATCTGGGCCATATCCCGGAAAAAAGGGGAGATATGA
- a CDS encoding ABC transporter ATP-binding protein, which produces MTLSPILDIQDLGLSFAGRRVLEKVSFSIMPGQIVSVIGPNGAGKTSLVRAVSKQLPLSQGNIFFDQTNIRTLDNSVLARKMAVVRQAMDPLPMTVQAYVRLGRLPFFTGFQFFETRKDKDLASEYMRVTGISHLALSSMDRISGGERQLAALARALTQEPRLLVLDEPTAHLDITHQAKILDLISDLRNSLGLTVLMVIHDLNLAAEYSDSLVLINKDHGGIHAMGTPKKVLTRENILDVYHTRVKTAKNPVSKKPCIFLNRWGAPSEQ; this is translated from the coding sequence ATGACCCTGTCACCGATCTTGGATATCCAGGACCTGGGTCTGTCTTTTGCCGGGCGCCGGGTGCTTGAAAAGGTTTCTTTTTCAATCATGCCCGGCCAGATTGTCTCTGTTATCGGCCCCAATGGTGCCGGCAAGACCAGCCTGGTCAGGGCCGTTTCAAAACAGCTGCCCCTGTCCCAGGGCAATATTTTTTTTGATCAGACCAATATTCGCACCCTGGACAACTCTGTCCTGGCCCGGAAGATGGCTGTGGTGAGGCAGGCCATGGATCCTTTGCCCATGACGGTTCAGGCCTATGTGCGCCTGGGGCGTCTTCCTTTTTTTACGGGATTCCAGTTTTTTGAAACCCGGAAAGACAAGGATTTGGCATCAGAGTATATGAGGGTGACCGGGATCAGCCACCTGGCTCTTTCCTCAATGGACCGGATTTCCGGGGGCGAGCGCCAGCTGGCAGCGTTGGCCCGGGCCCTGACCCAGGAGCCCCGCCTTCTGGTCCTGGACGAGCCCACAGCCCACCTGGACATCACCCACCAGGCAAAGATTTTAGACCTTATCTCCGATCTGCGCAATTCTTTGGGCCTTACCGTGCTCATGGTGATCCACGACCTGAACCTGGCCGCTGAATATTCCGACTCCCTGGTCCTGATCAACAAGGATCACGGCGGCATCCATGCCATGGGAACACCAAAAAAAGTTCTCACCCGGGAAAATATTTTAGATGTGTATCACACCCGGGTAAAAACGGCCAAAAACCCGGTGTCGAAAAAGCCCTGTATTTTTTTGAACCGGTGGGGGGCACCTTCTGAACAATAG
- a CDS encoding TonB-dependent receptor encodes MKKWLWILIILTVWMLPSVLMADDTDEMVVTASRVKEKKKEVTQTVQTIDKIEIEASGASGLADLLAEKGIGHIHKYPSGNTSVGIRGFRTDPHGNDLNGNILILLNGRRAGTGNLTKFMTKNIERVEIIRGPGAVQYGSAGMGGVINVITKQGTDNFEGFVEAGFGSYSHNEQSVGLSGKSGKFDYSAAITRLDKDDYKTVNDGDYANTNIDDQINASINLGYEFAPDNRIGLIYNFYDVETGNWSSLAYNSANDDYTEKDNASLDLIYDGATETKSYTWRLRYFNGEDNNNYYYPDSGKDASETETDQNGIQAQVTGNFGLSQLTLGTDWVNYDINASGVASEYDNKALFALGKTRLLGERLILSGGVRLDDYEIEGNGTEKSDDDVTFNLGTAYLLTDNWKIRLNFGQAFVMPTAEQLLIDMSYSGGFYIYEANPNLNPERSQTYEAGIEYESLLTRAGLTAFYTDYKDKIVSAYSRTVGMSNYYSYSNVNEATISGIEGTLSFDMGGLLGWGLEVRPFANFVYLNEYEDGDTGKDLLYTSDMTISAGLRVADPDLFNVNLVITHTGEQDINVYNAVAMATERVTKKDFTVTNLTGNYKIFQQENGNALWVHGEVNNLFDKDYEYINGYPMAGRNFFASLKYAF; translated from the coding sequence ATGAAAAAATGGTTATGGATTTTAATTATTTTAACGGTCTGGATGCTGCCGTCAGTTCTTATGGCTGACGACACAGATGAAATGGTGGTAACAGCCAGTCGGGTAAAAGAAAAGAAAAAAGAGGTCACCCAGACCGTACAAACCATTGACAAAATTGAAATTGAAGCCTCAGGGGCCAGTGGCCTGGCAGACCTTTTGGCGGAAAAGGGCATCGGCCATATCCACAAATATCCCTCGGGAAACACCTCCGTCGGTATCCGGGGTTTTCGAACAGACCCCCACGGCAACGACCTTAACGGTAATATTCTTATCCTCCTTAACGGTCGACGGGCAGGAACCGGAAACCTGACCAAATTCATGACCAAAAATATTGAACGGGTGGAAATCATCCGGGGCCCTGGAGCCGTCCAATACGGGTCCGCCGGCATGGGTGGGGTCATCAATGTCATCACCAAACAAGGCACCGATAACTTTGAAGGGTTTGTGGAAGCCGGTTTTGGCAGCTACAGCCACAACGAGCAGAGTGTGGGCCTTTCTGGAAAATCCGGTAAATTTGACTATTCTGCAGCCATCACCCGGCTGGACAAAGATGATTATAAAACGGTAAATGACGGGGATTACGCCAACACCAATATCGACGACCAGATCAATGCCAGTATTAATCTTGGATACGAATTTGCCCCGGACAACCGCATTGGTCTGATTTACAATTTCTATGATGTTGAAACCGGGAATTGGAGTTCTCTGGCATATAATTCAGCTAATGATGATTATACCGAAAAAGACAACGCCTCTCTGGATCTCATCTATGACGGTGCCACTGAAACCAAATCCTATACCTGGCGTCTAAGATATTTCAACGGAGAAGATAACAACAACTATTATTACCCGGATTCAGGTAAGGATGCGTCTGAAACTGAAACCGATCAGAACGGTATCCAGGCCCAGGTCACAGGAAATTTCGGTCTTTCCCAGCTCACCCTTGGCACGGACTGGGTGAATTATGATATTAACGCCAGTGGCGTGGCAAGCGAATACGACAACAAGGCCCTCTTTGCCCTGGGAAAAACCAGATTGCTTGGGGAACGCCTGATTCTTTCTGGTGGGGTCCGACTGGATGACTATGAAATCGAAGGTAACGGCACTGAAAAAAGTGATGATGATGTCACCTTCAACCTGGGTACAGCCTACCTGCTCACAGACAATTGGAAAATCAGGCTCAACTTTGGCCAGGCCTTTGTCATGCCCACGGCAGAACAATTACTCATAGATATGTCATATTCCGGCGGCTTTTATATCTATGAGGCCAACCCCAACCTTAACCCGGAACGCAGCCAAACCTATGAAGCCGGTATTGAATACGAGTCTCTTTTGACCCGGGCCGGTCTTACTGCCTTTTATACAGACTACAAGGATAAAATCGTATCCGCATATTCCCGTACCGTGGGCATGAGCAATTATTATTCCTATTCCAATGTAAATGAAGCAACCATTTCCGGTATTGAGGGCACCCTCTCCTTTGACATGGGTGGTCTTCTGGGATGGGGCCTGGAAGTCAGGCCTTTTGCCAATTTCGTTTATCTGAACGAATATGAAGACGGTGATACGGGTAAGGATCTCCTTTATACTTCCGATATGACCATTTCAGCAGGTCTCAGGGTTGCCGATCCAGATCTTTTTAATGTTAATCTGGTGATTACCCACACAGGAGAGCAGGATATCAACGTATACAATGCGGTTGCAATGGCAACTGAACGGGTAACAAAAAAAGATTTCACCGTTACCAACCTCACAGGCAATTATAAAATTTTCCAGCAGGAAAACGGGAATGCCCTCTGGGTTCACGGAGAGGTCAACAACCTCTTTGACAAAGACTATGAATATATCAACGGCTACCCCATGGCCGGACGCAATTTCTTTGCATCTCTCAAGTACGCCTTTTAA
- a CDS encoding DUF3450 domain-containing protein: protein MKLKMVYGLALILALAHGPALADTLVDRDIKVPVQQAINTRQAAQKQVEAWDGEQARLVELYDRLTAENIRLAKVRDCLTRDRADQEKANQALAAEKKEALRIQKEILPFLASVVREMNLLVKTDAPFLAGERADRLARLSAILDDGQVSTAEKYRKTMEALFIEAEYGNTVEVYQEKIFLDNAWVLGNIFRLGRVSLFFLSLDRGRAALFDVAQNQWQVLDNAFVPAISGVVDMAEKHRSIEVISLPIGRLSPGGSHE, encoded by the coding sequence ATGAAATTGAAGATGGTGTACGGCCTGGCCCTGATTCTGGCTCTGGCCCATGGCCCGGCCCTGGCAGATACTTTAGTGGACCGGGATATAAAGGTCCCGGTTCAACAGGCCATTAATACCCGGCAGGCAGCCCAGAAGCAAGTGGAGGCATGGGATGGTGAACAGGCCCGTCTGGTCGAGCTTTATGACCGGCTCACAGCTGAAAATATCCGGCTGGCCAAGGTCCGGGATTGCCTGACCCGGGACAGGGCGGATCAGGAAAAGGCCAACCAGGCCCTGGCAGCCGAGAAAAAAGAAGCTTTGAGAATTCAAAAAGAGATCCTGCCCTTTCTCGCCTCTGTGGTCAGGGAGATGAATCTTCTGGTCAAAACGGATGCCCCTTTTCTGGCAGGGGAAAGAGCCGATCGTCTGGCAAGGCTGTCTGCCATTCTGGATGACGGGCAGGTGTCCACTGCTGAAAAGTACAGAAAGACCATGGAGGCCTTGTTTATCGAGGCGGAATACGGGAATACCGTTGAGGTTTACCAGGAAAAGATCTTTTTGGACAACGCCTGGGTGTTGGGGAATATTTTCCGCCTGGGCCGGGTCTCCCTGTTTTTTCTCTCTTTGGACCGGGGCCGGGCTGCCCTCTTTGATGTGGCCCAAAACCAATGGCAGGTTCTGGACAACGCCTTTGTACCTGCCATTTCAGGGGTGGTGGACATGGCTGAAAAGCATCGGTCCATTGAGGTGATCAGCCTGCCCATCGGACGTTTGTCCCCGGGAGGCAGCCATGAATAA
- a CDS encoding MotA/TolQ/ExbB proton channel family protein — translation MNKISLLVIVLVMATASTGLAKDMRQSFQSLEKQRKTMAQKAASELAFARAHAREQALTIKKDRQALEQAIAALKSENKDLAKLTQGLEKKVQNLRAQGLELGKSLETCRAVNKELAGFVHSHAKELKALLVESLQSGLNPNRHPFLLPIINQERFWSMDDLKKMTQTLFDEIRSSGEVNLCQGPIVDRQGRDRTARILTLGNFNGIYVLETESGQAEEIGFLLYSDQSQRFFALSKQPSARMADQLEGYLSGDEDSAPMDISRGGALRRFTHELSLAAQVPKGGPIVWPILVILVLALVILGERVIFFIRQRVKIDPFMDQVAALVDRDDWEECARFMRDRKKGLIPRVLLKALDFRTHCREEMENALQEAILKEIPVVERFLSTLGMLAAIAPLMGLLGTVTGMINTFHVITYYGAGDPRMMSGGISEALVTTMLGLAVAIPSMLCHTLLSRQVETQINQVEEKAVSFVNMVFKARQVSNGNPG, via the coding sequence ATGAATAAAATTAGCCTTCTTGTGATTGTTCTGGTCATGGCGACTGCCTCAACCGGCCTGGCAAAAGATATGCGCCAGTCATTTCAGAGTCTGGAAAAACAACGCAAAACAATGGCCCAAAAGGCGGCTTCGGAATTGGCATTCGCCCGGGCCCATGCCCGGGAACAGGCCCTGACCATCAAAAAGGATCGCCAGGCCCTTGAACAGGCCATTGCTGCCCTGAAATCTGAAAATAAAGATTTGGCAAAACTCACCCAGGGCCTTGAAAAAAAGGTCCAAAATCTCAGGGCCCAGGGACTTGAGCTTGGGAAGAGCCTTGAGACCTGCAGGGCCGTGAACAAGGAACTTGCCGGATTTGTCCATTCCCATGCCAAAGAGCTTAAAGCCCTTCTGGTTGAAAGCCTGCAAAGCGGATTAAACCCCAACCGCCATCCTTTCTTGCTCCCCATAATCAACCAGGAACGCTTCTGGTCCATGGATGATCTCAAGAAAATGACCCAAACCCTCTTTGATGAGATTCGGTCTTCGGGCGAGGTAAACCTCTGTCAGGGCCCTATTGTAGACCGGCAGGGCCGTGACCGGACCGCCCGGATTCTGACCCTGGGCAATTTTAACGGAATCTATGTATTGGAAACCGAATCCGGCCAGGCTGAAGAGATCGGCTTTCTCTTGTATTCAGACCAGAGCCAGCGGTTTTTTGCCTTGTCCAAACAGCCTTCGGCCCGAATGGCAGACCAGTTGGAGGGCTATCTTTCCGGGGACGAAGACAGCGCACCCATGGACATTTCCAGGGGAGGGGCCTTGCGCCGATTCACCCATGAACTCAGCCTTGCAGCCCAGGTCCCCAAAGGCGGACCCATTGTCTGGCCCATCCTGGTGATTCTGGTCCTGGCCCTGGTGATACTTGGGGAGCGGGTGATTTTTTTTATCAGGCAGAGGGTTAAAATTGATCCTTTCATGGACCAGGTGGCGGCGCTGGTGGACCGGGATGACTGGGAAGAATGCGCCCGGTTTATGCGTGACCGCAAAAAAGGCCTGATTCCCAGGGTGCTGCTCAAGGCCCTGGATTTCAGGACCCATTGCCGGGAGGAGATGGAAAATGCGCTTCAGGAGGCCATTTTAAAAGAGATTCCCGTTGTTGAACGGTTTTTGTCCACCCTGGGCATGCTGGCCGCCATTGCCCCCCTCATGGGGCTGCTGGGCACGGTCACGGGCATGATCAATACCTTTCACGTGATTACCTATTACGGGGCCGGGGATCCCAGAATGATGTCCGGCGGGATTTCCGAGGCCCTGGTCACCACCATGCTGGGACTGGCCGTGGCCATTCCCAGCATGCTCTGCCACACCCTGTTGTCCCGGCAGGTGGAAACCCAGATTAATCAGGTGGAGGAAAAGGCGGTTTCCTTTGTCAATATGGTGTTCAAGGCCAGGCAGGTCAGCAATGGCAACCCAGGATAA